One window from the genome of bacterium encodes:
- a CDS encoding amidohydrolase family protein, whose amino-acid sequence MSAAAPASGAIDYWCNRFFPEQAEIWNAAVGATGIAVKFRTDGNDSFCDAETMVARMDELGIAALILTVAHRPAHPEVTDFELVAAQPEDLDQLAADYPGRFFGHWSIDPRTGMAGVDEAAAMLAQPWCVGLHTHTHSFDRRFDHADYYPYYALSATHDVPFVMQAGTSGGLMPSECGVPIGIDRPALYFPQVRFVLSHTGWPWVAECIAMALKFPNVYLGTSVYPPRHWSDELVAFTNGAGRRKCLWGTGFPAAGHRHCLDQLHELDLGDGARANLLGDTARRVFTRLG is encoded by the coding sequence ATGAGTGCCGCTGCCCCGGCCAGCGGCGCCATCGACTACTGGTGCAACCGGTTCTTCCCCGAGCAGGCCGAAATCTGGAACGCTGCGGTGGGGGCCACCGGCATCGCGGTGAAGTTCCGCACCGACGGCAACGACTCCTTCTGCGACGCCGAGACCATGGTGGCTCGCATGGACGAGCTGGGCATCGCCGCGCTGATTTTGACCGTGGCCCATCGGCCCGCCCATCCTGAGGTCACCGACTTCGAGCTGGTGGCCGCCCAGCCCGAGGATCTGGACCAGTTGGCCGCCGATTACCCGGGCCGGTTCTTCGGCCACTGGTCCATCGACCCGCGCACCGGTATGGCCGGGGTGGATGAGGCTGCCGCCATGTTGGCCCAGCCATGGTGCGTGGGCCTGCACACCCACACCCACAGCTTCGATCGCCGCTTCGACCACGCCGACTACTACCCCTACTACGCCCTGAGCGCCACCCACGACGTGCCCTTCGTGATGCAGGCCGGCACGTCTGGCGGGCTGATGCCCAGCGAGTGCGGGGTGCCCATCGGCATCGATCGGCCCGCTCTCTACTTCCCCCAAGTGCGGTTTGTGCTGTCGCACACCGGCTGGCCGTGGGTGGCCGAGTGCATCGCCATGGCCCTCAAGTTCCCCAACGTGTACCTGGGCACCTCGGTGTACCCACCTCGGCACTGGTCGGACGAGCTGGTGGCGTTCACCAATGGCGCCGGGCGGCGCAAGTGTCTGTGGGGCACCGGATTCCCTGCTGCTGGCCACCGACATTGTCTGGACCAACTCCACGAGTTGGACCTGGGGGATGGGGCCCGGGCCAACCTGCTCGGCGACACCGCTCGACGGGTGTTCACCCGCCTGGGATGA